A genomic stretch from Juglans microcarpa x Juglans regia isolate MS1-56 chromosome 3S, Jm3101_v1.0, whole genome shotgun sequence includes:
- the LOC121257701 gene encoding uncharacterized protein LOC121257701: MEKQSEIQQEKKLCRRCNQTYTPSSNTPSSCRFHTSFFVCRRHDDQKRYYELGPNDPPYAAKFYDCCGAEDPEASGCTTSFHVSYDDAV; encoded by the exons ATGGAGAAACAGAGCGAGATACAGCAGGAGAAGAAACTATGCAGGAGATGCAATCAAACCTATACTCCTTCATCTAATACCCCTTCCTCATGCCGCTTCCATACTTCTTTCTTTGTCTGTCGCCGCCATGATGACCAAAAAAG GTACTATGAATTGGGACCCAATGATCCGCCGTATGCTGCCAAGTTCTATGACTGTTGTGGGGCAGAGGACCCTGAGGCATCTGGCTGCACCACTAGTTTCCACGTGTCTTATGATGATGCTGTTTGA